A genome region from Macrobrachium rosenbergii isolate ZJJX-2024 chromosome 42, ASM4041242v1, whole genome shotgun sequence includes the following:
- the LOC136827899 gene encoding rhodopsin-like gives MGYWDDPAKMASNSLPSTNPYGNYTVVDTVHHDLLHLVDAHWYQFPPMNPLWYNLIAVWMVVMGLLAVGGNFVVIWVFMCTKSLRSPANMYVVSLAFSDFGMMLTMCPPILVNCYYQTWSFSDVACQIYGMLGSSFGTASIWAMVFITLDRYNVIVKGLSATPLTPKGAVLRIFFVWAQTFFWGVLPLFGFCRYVPEGNMTACGTDYLSEDLWSHIYLYLYSVDCYIFPLFLIIYCYSFILKAVATHEKQMREQAKKMGVKSLRNDPEAKKTSNECRLAKVALTTVSLWFIAWTPYFIINMAGLLYKPMVTPLFSIWGSVFAKANAVYNPIVYAISHPKYRAAMEKKIPCLSCATDRDDDSSSTSDATTVASTSEKA, from the coding sequence ATGGGTTACTGGGACGACCCTGCAAAGATGGCCAGCAATAGCTTGCCTTCCACGAACCCATACGGGAACTACACCGTAGTTGATACGGTACACCATGATCTCCTTCATTTAGTTGATGCCCACTGGTACCAGTTTCCTCCTATGAACCCTCTCTGGTACAACCTAATTGCTGTTTGGATGGTTGTTATGGGCTTACTCGCTGTTGGCGGCAACTTCGTTGTTATCTGGGTCTTCATGTGTACAAAGTCTCTCAGATCTCCTGCAAATATGTACGTTGTTAGTCTGGCTTTCTCTGATTTTGGCATGATGTTAACCATGTGCCCACCAATTTTAGTTAACTGCTATTATCAGACATGGTCTTTCAGTGATGTTGCTTGCCAGATTTATGGTATGCTGGGGTCAAGTTTTGGAACTGCGTCTATTTGGGCAATGGTCTTCATTACTTTGGATCGTTACAATGTCATTGTTAAGGGTCTCTCTGCAACACCTTTGACCCCCAAAGGTGCTGTGCTGAGGATTTTCTTCGTGTGGGCACAAACATTTTTCTGGGGTGTTCTTCCTCTGTTTGGCTTTTGTAGATACGTCCCTGAAGGTAACATGACAGCTTGCGGCACTGATTATCTCTCTGAAGACTTGTGGAGTCATATATACCTGTACCTTTATTCAGTTGATTGCTATATCTTCCCTCTCTTCTTAATCATCTATTGCTATTCATTCATCCTAAAAGCTGTCGCCACTCACGAGAAACAAATGCGTGAACAGGCCAAGAAGATGGGAGTGAAATCCCTGAGAAATGACCCAGAAGCCAAGAAGACTTCAAACGAGTGCCGTCTCGCAAAGGTTGCCCTTACGACTGTATCCCTATGGTTTATTGCATGGACTCCTTACTTCATCATCAATATGGCAGGTCTCTTATACAAGCCTATGGTCACTCCACTCTTTTCAATCTGGGGTTCTGTCTTCGCCAAGGCCAATGCTGTGTACAACCCTATTGTTTATGCTATCAGCCATCCTAAATACAGAGCTGCTATGGAAAAGAAGATACCTTGCCTCTCATGTGCTACTGACAGAGACGACGATAGCAGTTCTACCTCTGATGCTACAACAGTAGCATCAACTAGCGAAAAGGCTTAG